The Microbacter sp. GSS18 genome has a segment encoding these proteins:
- a CDS encoding DUF3000 domain-containing protein, protein MADLPPTQAPSSFADAAAQVRATDFRDDLTVHEIAAPTGLAPNALAFAGDVRPESGEESLYGTGRFVLLHDDSEPGAWNGPWRIVCFAQAPLEPDLGVDPLVADVTWSWLMDALESRSAGFHSASGTATKTLSKGFGALADEGEGAQLELRASWSPEGALGPHVQAWAELVCMLAGLPPGSEGIEMLGTRRTRRG, encoded by the coding sequence GTGGCCGACCTCCCTCCCACGCAGGCTCCGTCGTCGTTCGCGGACGCGGCCGCGCAGGTGCGCGCCACCGACTTCCGTGACGACCTGACGGTGCACGAGATCGCCGCCCCGACCGGTCTCGCGCCGAACGCGCTCGCCTTCGCCGGGGACGTCCGCCCGGAATCCGGTGAGGAGTCGCTGTACGGCACCGGGCGCTTCGTCCTGCTGCACGACGACTCCGAACCCGGCGCGTGGAACGGCCCGTGGCGCATCGTGTGCTTCGCCCAGGCTCCGCTCGAGCCCGATCTGGGCGTCGACCCGCTCGTGGCCGATGTCACCTGGTCGTGGCTCATGGACGCGCTGGAGTCGCGGTCGGCGGGATTCCACTCGGCGTCGGGCACGGCCACCAAGACCCTGTCGAAGGGCTTCGGCGCGCTCGCCGACGAGGGCGAGGGCGCTCAGCTCGAGCTGCGGGCGTCCTGGTCGCCCGAAGGTGCGCTCGGGCCGCATGTGCAAGCATGGGCGGAGCTGGTGTGCATGCTCGCCGGGCTCCCGCCCGGCTCGGAAGGGATCGAGATGCTCGGTACGCGCAGGACGCGACGTGGCTGA
- a CDS encoding alpha/beta fold hydrolase, translating to MVDSRRAGRTGASPSLVTGIRAALTMLTAALAGALAALGFASLHMARKVVKPSPRLADTRILALDTNAQTITLARTPDTELPGRYGLFTSGTTDYVKLGSVLAEDQESVTRKLLTHVPDTARISSDAAFSGWYFDRPEQLHLPFTPELIGSAIGPCPAWLFPAGDGDVWVIQVHGRGTTRAECLRAVPVFHALGITSLVVSYRNDGEAPRSRAGTYTLGATEWRDVDAAVGFARRRGARRVILMGWSMGGAIALQLSLHSAHRDTIAGLILESPVVDWRVVLGYQAGLMHVPATVTSLAIRALKSDWASPLAGAGAPIPFERLDIVARAGELRHPILILHSDDDGFVPSDASHDLVVARPDLVEMKVFDVARHTKLWNYDQDRWSDSITAWVGAHGLAGAESSLEA from the coding sequence ATGGTCGACTCCAGGCGCGCCGGGCGGACCGGTGCATCTCCTTCTCTCGTCACCGGCATCCGCGCCGCGCTGACGATGCTCACCGCCGCCCTCGCCGGGGCGCTGGCAGCCCTCGGCTTCGCGTCGCTCCACATGGCGCGCAAGGTCGTCAAGCCGTCGCCGCGCCTGGCCGACACCAGGATCCTCGCGCTCGACACGAACGCGCAGACCATCACGCTGGCCCGGACGCCGGACACCGAGCTTCCCGGACGCTACGGGCTGTTCACGTCTGGCACGACCGACTATGTCAAGCTCGGCTCCGTGCTCGCCGAAGACCAGGAGTCCGTCACCCGCAAGCTGCTGACGCACGTCCCCGACACGGCGCGGATCTCTTCGGACGCGGCCTTCAGCGGCTGGTACTTCGACCGTCCCGAGCAGCTCCACCTGCCGTTCACGCCCGAGCTCATCGGCTCGGCGATCGGCCCCTGCCCGGCCTGGCTCTTCCCCGCCGGCGACGGCGATGTCTGGGTCATCCAGGTGCACGGCCGCGGGACGACGCGCGCCGAGTGCCTCCGCGCCGTCCCGGTCTTCCACGCTCTCGGCATCACGTCGCTCGTGGTCTCGTACCGCAACGACGGCGAAGCGCCGCGCAGTCGCGCCGGCACCTACACCCTCGGTGCCACCGAATGGCGCGACGTCGACGCCGCGGTCGGCTTCGCGCGGCGGCGCGGCGCGCGGCGCGTGATCCTCATGGGCTGGTCGATGGGAGGCGCGATCGCGCTGCAGCTGTCGCTGCACTCGGCGCACCGCGACACCATCGCGGGTCTCATCCTCGAGTCGCCCGTGGTCGACTGGCGCGTCGTGCTCGGCTATCAGGCCGGCCTCATGCACGTCCCCGCCACCGTCACCTCCCTCGCGATCCGCGCTCTGAAGTCCGACTGGGCCAGCCCCCTCGCGGGCGCCGGCGCGCCCATTCCGTTCGAGAGGCTCGACATCGTCGCGCGGGCCGGCGAGCTGCGGCATCCGATCCTGATCCTCCACAGCGACGACGACGGCTTCGTCCCCTCGGATGCATCGCACGATCTGGTGGTCGCCCGGCCGGACCTGGTCGAGATGAAGGTCTTCGACGTGGCACGCCACACGAAGCTGTGGAACTACGACCAGGATCGCTGGAGCGACAGCATCACCGCGTGGGTCGGCGCCCACGGTCTCGCGGGCGCCGAGTCCTCTCTCGAGGCGTGA
- a CDS encoding SufE family protein, whose protein sequence is MTASALPPQLAEIRHDFLELDLPERLGLLAEFAAGLPELPPEYAAHPDRLERVTECQSPVFIALSVDVDGGVALHARVPEEAPTTRGFAAVLAEGLAGIAVDDVEAVPDDLARDMGLDRAVSPLRLAGMAGMIRRVKRQARTARER, encoded by the coding sequence ATGACGGCATCGGCCCTCCCTCCGCAGCTCGCCGAGATCCGCCACGACTTCCTGGAGCTGGACCTCCCCGAGAGGCTCGGCCTGCTCGCGGAGTTCGCCGCCGGTCTGCCCGAGCTCCCGCCCGAGTACGCCGCGCACCCGGACCGGCTCGAGCGCGTGACCGAATGCCAGTCCCCCGTGTTCATCGCCCTCTCCGTCGACGTCGACGGCGGCGTGGCGCTGCACGCGCGCGTCCCGGAGGAGGCCCCGACGACACGGGGCTTCGCCGCCGTGCTCGCCGAGGGGCTCGCGGGCATCGCGGTGGACGACGTCGAGGCGGTGCCCGACGACCTCGCCCGCGATATGGGCCTGGACCGGGCGGTCTCGCCGCTGCGTCTGGCGGGCATGGCCGGCATGATCCGTCGCGTCAAGCGTCAGGCGCGCACGGCGCGCGAACGCTGA
- the zapE gene encoding cell division protein ZapE: MTPTSALTGIVHLTERSPELSGAEMVAALTPPPQFATASFDSYRADADYPSQQEAKDLLARFAGPGAPAPRGGLFRRAKREPELKPGVYLDGGFGVGKTHLLASIYHAMPARRKYFGSFIEYTALVGALGYKSTVDLFRGSDLLCIDEFELDDPGDTMVMTRLLGELVASGTRLAATSNTPPNALGEGRFAAQDFLREIHAMAASFQTIRIDGTDYRHRAVDGHAATLSDQAYAETIAAASGTALVSDDDFTSLVTHLARVHPSRYIRLLDDVGVLGLRDVTVFDDQSAALRFVAFIDRVYDAQIPIRATGESLDSVFGEEMLAGGYRKKYLRAISRLVASTLA, encoded by the coding sequence ATGACCCCGACCTCTGCCCTCACCGGAATCGTCCATCTCACCGAGCGATCGCCCGAGCTCTCGGGCGCCGAGATGGTCGCGGCCCTGACACCGCCGCCGCAGTTCGCCACGGCGTCGTTCGACTCCTACCGGGCGGATGCGGACTATCCGTCGCAGCAGGAGGCGAAGGATCTGCTCGCGCGCTTCGCCGGGCCGGGCGCCCCCGCGCCCCGCGGCGGGCTGTTCCGACGCGCCAAGCGCGAGCCCGAACTCAAGCCCGGCGTCTATCTCGACGGCGGCTTCGGAGTCGGGAAGACGCACCTGCTCGCATCGATCTACCACGCGATGCCTGCGCGCCGGAAGTACTTCGGCTCCTTCATCGAGTACACCGCGCTCGTGGGTGCGCTCGGCTACAAGAGCACCGTCGACCTCTTCCGCGGCTCTGACCTGCTCTGCATCGACGAGTTCGAGCTCGACGACCCCGGCGACACGATGGTGATGACACGGCTGCTGGGCGAGCTGGTCGCCTCGGGCACGCGTCTGGCGGCCACCAGCAACACGCCCCCGAACGCCCTCGGCGAGGGACGCTTCGCCGCCCAGGACTTCCTGCGCGAGATCCACGCGATGGCCGCGAGCTTCCAGACCATCCGCATCGACGGCACCGACTACCGCCATCGCGCCGTCGACGGACACGCGGCCACACTGTCGGACCAGGCCTACGCCGAGACGATCGCGGCGGCTTCCGGGACCGCCCTCGTCTCGGACGACGACTTCACCTCGCTCGTGACCCATCTCGCGCGCGTGCACCCGTCGCGCTACATCCGACTGCTCGACGACGTCGGCGTCCTCGGCCTGCGCGACGTGACGGTGTTCGACGATCAGTCGGCCGCGCTGCGGTTCGTCGCGTTCATCGACCGGGTCTACGACGCCCAGATCCCGATCCGCGCCACCGGAGAGTCGCTCGACAGTGTGTTCGGCGAGGAGATGCTCGCCGGCGGCTACCGCAAGAAGTATCTGCGTGCGATCTCGCGCCTGGTCGCTTCTACTCTCGCCTGA
- a CDS encoding ammonium transporter, which translates to MDSGNLAWLITASALVLLMTPGVAFFYGGLVKAKSVVSMMMMSFGALGLISVLWILYGFNMSAVESTWSFAGNPFSDFGIGGLSSDDYVGALFGATFAIITVALISGAIADRAKFGAWMIFAGIWASLVYFPVAAWVWGGGWIYNLGTEMGFSTEVIDYAGGTAVHINAGAAALALALVLGKRIGFQKGIQKPHNVPLVLLGASLLWFGWFGFNGGAEGLGALGTEDSVVGLIVINTLGATAAAIIGWLIVEKLKDGKATSVGAGSGAVAGLVAITPACANLTPGWALLLGVVVGAVCALAIELKWKLGYDDSLDVVGIHLVGGLIGTLYLGFFATETGLFLGGNYEQLVLQLIAAAGVLVYSFVVAFIVGFAIEKTLGFRIKNEDEIAGVDTVVHGEEGYLLDERV; encoded by the coding sequence ATGGATAGCGGAAATCTTGCGTGGCTTATCACCGCGTCTGCGCTCGTGCTGTTGATGACGCCCGGCGTGGCGTTCTTCTACGGCGGCCTCGTGAAGGCCAAGAGCGTCGTCAGCATGATGATGATGAGCTTCGGCGCCCTGGGGCTGATCAGCGTTCTCTGGATCCTCTACGGATTCAACATGAGCGCGGTCGAGAGCACCTGGTCCTTCGCCGGCAACCCCTTCTCGGACTTCGGCATCGGCGGCCTGTCGAGCGACGACTACGTGGGTGCGCTCTTCGGCGCCACCTTCGCGATCATCACGGTCGCCCTGATCTCGGGCGCGATCGCTGACCGCGCCAAGTTCGGCGCGTGGATGATCTTCGCCGGCATCTGGGCCTCGCTGGTCTACTTCCCGGTCGCGGCCTGGGTCTGGGGCGGTGGCTGGATCTACAACCTCGGCACCGAGATGGGCTTCTCGACCGAGGTCATCGACTACGCCGGTGGTACCGCCGTGCACATCAACGCCGGTGCTGCGGCCCTGGCCCTCGCGCTCGTCCTCGGCAAGCGCATCGGCTTCCAGAAGGGCATCCAGAAGCCCCACAACGTGCCGCTCGTCCTGCTGGGCGCGTCGCTGCTGTGGTTCGGCTGGTTCGGCTTCAACGGCGGCGCCGAGGGCCTGGGTGCCCTGGGCACCGAGGACTCGGTCGTCGGTCTGATCGTCATCAACACCCTCGGCGCGACCGCCGCCGCCATCATCGGCTGGCTGATCGTCGAGAAGCTCAAGGACGGCAAGGCCACCTCGGTCGGCGCCGGCTCGGGCGCTGTCGCCGGTCTCGTCGCCATCACCCCGGCGTGCGCCAACCTGACCCCCGGCTGGGCTCTTCTGCTCGGTGTCGTCGTCGGTGCCGTCTGCGCCCTGGCGATCGAGCTGAAGTGGAAGCTCGGCTACGACGACTCGCTCGACGTCGTGGGCATCCACCTCGTCGGTGGTCTCATCGGTACGCTCTACCTCGGCTTCTTCGCGACCGAGACGGGCCTCTTCCTGGGTGGCAACTACGAGCAGCTCGTGCTGCAGCTCATCGCCGCCGCCGGCGTCCTGGTCTACTCGTTCGTGGTCGCGTTCATCGTCGGCTTCGCCATCGAGAAGACCCTCGGATTCCGCATCAAGAACGAGGACGAGATCGCCGGCGTCGACACGGTCGTCCACGGCGAGGAGGGCTACCTCCTCGACGAGCGGGTCTGA
- a CDS encoding DNA alkylation repair protein: MSIADTIRERLAAAGDPDRAAGQQAYMRSAMRFRGVRLPDVRTIAKHALPDRPEPEALLNAATDLWDDAAYREERYAALAIIAHRRLRGDRRVVPLIEHMVRSGRWWDITDDAAHRVRDLLDAAPGETARLIRGWSVDDDLWMRRLAIISQLGRRDRTDAVLLADVLEPNLGDSDVFIRKAVGWALRDYARAAPDWVRSYVDAHELSPLSRREALRHL; the protein is encoded by the coding sequence ATGTCGATCGCCGACACGATCCGTGAACGCCTCGCCGCCGCCGGCGATCCGGACCGCGCGGCCGGCCAGCAGGCCTACATGCGTTCCGCCATGCGCTTCCGCGGCGTGCGCCTGCCCGATGTGCGGACCATCGCGAAGCACGCGCTGCCGGACCGCCCTGAGCCCGAGGCTCTCCTGAACGCCGCCACCGACCTGTGGGACGACGCGGCGTACCGCGAGGAGCGCTACGCCGCCCTCGCGATCATCGCGCACCGGCGGCTGCGCGGCGACCGGCGCGTCGTGCCGCTGATCGAGCACATGGTGCGCTCCGGGCGGTGGTGGGACATCACCGACGACGCGGCGCATCGCGTGCGCGACCTGCTCGACGCGGCACCCGGCGAGACGGCGCGGCTCATCCGGGGCTGGAGCGTCGACGACGACCTGTGGATGCGCCGCCTCGCGATCATCTCGCAGCTCGGACGCCGGGACCGCACCGACGCGGTCCTCCTCGCCGACGTCCTGGAGCCGAACCTGGGCGACTCGGACGTCTTCATCCGAAAGGCCGTCGGCTGGGCGCTCCGGGATTACGCCCGCGCCGCGCCCGACTGGGTGCGCTCGTACGTCGACGCGCATGAGTTGAGTCCCCTCAGCCGCCGCGAGGCCCTCCGGCACCTCTGA
- a CDS encoding elongation factor G, whose product MAARETSVRTIALIGAAGSGKTTLLEAILHRAGAISRPGSVDRGSTVSDHEPEEIARGHSLNLSLAAFEWTTDDGVHALTVADTPGHPDFGGAVDAALAVADVGLLVLNSFDGVVAGTRTAAAAAESAQVPLIAVVTQEDRARADFRTVVAGLRELLGDVVWPIELPLGEEHAFHGVADILTERALEDDGSGGHISGELPAEVQGEEHDAHVAVVEEIVSHDDAQLEEYLEGREPTAADLARTFADEVAAREAVPVVVCSGVTGTGVERLLDLVCTLAPSAQTHDSRIVLGADGPGTRVDVACDPGGETLVHAFRTIADPFVGQVSMLKVLSGALHPNDRLRNATTGVEERLTGLFRLRGADHVPAESLRAGDVGAVAKLTGTPSGSLLWTRSTGAARPLPLPERQPLFAVSVEPVSQADDAKLSTALARLVSEDPTLVVDRSGGATVLRGLGEAHVEVAVQRMARVLGVHVTTGPAPIAYRERIMRPATAEGKVKKQSGGHGQFALVQLAVSPLPANAGYEFANSVVGGAVPKAYVAAVEKGALEALQAGGPHGHPVVDARVELLDGKAHSVDSSDMAFRVAASLAVTSALTEAGTVVLEPVSIVVVTVPTELQGAVLTDLSGRRGRVSATETIDDRLVRLTAAVPDAELTRYVLDLRSLTAGRGQVAITPDRYEPVPHGGAGAR is encoded by the coding sequence ATGGCCGCGAGAGAGACATCCGTCCGGACCATCGCGCTGATCGGCGCCGCAGGCTCGGGGAAGACGACCCTCCTGGAGGCGATCCTGCACCGAGCGGGCGCCATCTCACGACCGGGCAGCGTCGATCGAGGATCCACGGTCTCGGATCACGAGCCGGAGGAGATCGCGCGCGGTCACTCGCTCAACCTGTCGCTCGCGGCCTTCGAGTGGACGACCGATGACGGCGTGCACGCGCTCACCGTCGCGGACACGCCGGGGCATCCCGATTTCGGGGGGGCGGTCGATGCCGCGCTGGCCGTCGCGGATGTCGGCCTGCTCGTGCTGAACTCGTTCGACGGCGTCGTCGCGGGCACGCGCACCGCGGCCGCCGCGGCGGAGAGCGCGCAGGTGCCGCTCATCGCGGTCGTGACGCAGGAGGATCGGGCGCGCGCCGATTTCCGCACGGTCGTCGCGGGCCTCCGTGAGCTTCTCGGCGACGTCGTCTGGCCGATCGAGCTTCCGCTCGGCGAGGAGCACGCGTTCCACGGGGTCGCCGACATCCTCACCGAGCGGGCGCTCGAGGACGACGGATCGGGCGGTCACATCTCCGGCGAGCTGCCCGCCGAGGTGCAGGGGGAGGAGCACGATGCGCACGTCGCCGTCGTGGAGGAGATCGTCTCGCACGACGACGCGCAGCTGGAGGAGTACCTCGAAGGCCGCGAGCCGACGGCCGCGGATCTGGCGCGGACATTCGCCGATGAGGTCGCCGCCCGCGAGGCGGTGCCCGTCGTCGTGTGCTCGGGCGTCACGGGCACCGGGGTCGAGCGTCTGCTCGATCTCGTGTGCACGCTCGCACCGTCGGCGCAGACGCACGACTCGCGCATCGTCCTGGGTGCGGACGGTCCCGGCACCCGGGTGGACGTGGCGTGCGATCCGGGGGGCGAGACACTCGTGCACGCGTTCCGGACGATCGCCGACCCGTTCGTGGGGCAGGTGTCGATGCTCAAGGTGCTCTCCGGGGCGCTCCACCCGAACGACAGACTGCGCAACGCCACCACCGGCGTCGAGGAGCGCCTCACGGGCCTGTTCCGGCTCCGCGGCGCGGATCACGTGCCGGCGGAATCGCTGCGCGCGGGCGACGTCGGCGCGGTCGCGAAGCTGACCGGCACGCCGTCCGGCTCGCTGCTGTGGACCCGGTCGACCGGTGCGGCCCGCCCGCTTCCCCTGCCGGAGCGTCAGCCGCTGTTCGCGGTCAGCGTCGAGCCGGTCTCGCAGGCCGACGACGCCAAGCTGTCGACTGCGCTCGCCCGCCTCGTGTCGGAGGATCCGACACTCGTGGTGGACCGATCCGGCGGTGCCACGGTCCTGCGGGGCCTGGGGGAGGCCCACGTGGAGGTCGCCGTGCAGCGCATGGCGCGGGTCCTCGGGGTCCACGTCACGACGGGTCCCGCCCCCATCGCGTACCGGGAGCGGATCATGCGCCCCGCGACCGCGGAGGGCAAGGTGAAGAAGCAGTCCGGTGGACATGGCCAGTTCGCGCTCGTGCAGCTCGCGGTCTCGCCGCTGCCGGCGAACGCCGGGTACGAGTTCGCGAACTCGGTGGTCGGCGGAGCGGTGCCGAAGGCCTACGTCGCCGCGGTCGAGAAGGGCGCACTCGAGGCCCTGCAAGCCGGTGGCCCGCACGGCCATCCCGTCGTGGATGCACGGGTCGAGCTGCTCGACGGCAAGGCGCATTCCGTCGACTCCTCGGACATGGCATTCCGCGTCGCGGCATCCCTCGCCGTCACGTCCGCGCTGACGGAGGCGGGGACGGTCGTGCTGGAGCCGGTCTCCATCGTCGTCGTGACCGTTCCGACCGAGCTGCAGGGTGCCGTCCTGACCGATCTGTCGGGCCGTCGCGGTCGGGTGAGCGCGACCGAGACCATCGATGACCGTCTGGTCCGACTGACCGCGGCCGTGCCGGACGCGGAGCTGACCCGGTACGTGCTCGATCTGCGATCGCTCACCGCGGGCCGGGGGCAGGTAGCGATCACGCCCGACCGCTATGAGCCCGTGCCGCACGGCGGTGCCGGTGCGCGCTGA
- a CDS encoding alpha/beta fold hydrolase has product MSTSASPTTRSTHRDEVDFVLTDDGTIITLIRVRGAGAPTRGPVLLAHGAGMRAESFRPPAIRSLVDVLVDDGWDVWMLNWRGSIDLPAVPWTIDDVALYDIPAAVRHVTGVSGSDTVKVIGHCQGAVALSVAAAAGLVPEVDVIVANSVSLHPVLPLFARVKLGLLLPMFRTGEPYVDIAWGDGPEKGVPRVTRNAVRLAHPECRNPGCNMASFALGSGHPAVWRHENLDSATHDWLEHEFGKIPLSWYAQMSMSSREGRYVMVRGYEGLPHRVGDAAPRTEARFALLTGDDNRAFLPESQRRTFRFLEDAQPGRHSLTEIPGYGHADVFVGRRAHVDAFPYIRYALGR; this is encoded by the coding sequence ATGAGCACGTCCGCGTCGCCGACGACGCGCAGCACGCATCGGGACGAGGTCGACTTCGTCCTGACCGATGACGGCACGATCATCACGCTCATCCGTGTGCGGGGTGCGGGGGCGCCCACCCGCGGTCCTGTCCTGCTCGCACACGGCGCCGGGATGCGGGCGGAGTCGTTCCGTCCGCCGGCGATCCGATCCCTCGTGGACGTCCTCGTCGACGACGGCTGGGACGTCTGGATGCTCAATTGGCGCGGCTCGATCGATCTCCCCGCGGTGCCGTGGACGATCGACGATGTCGCGCTGTACGACATCCCCGCCGCCGTCCGCCACGTCACCGGCGTGAGCGGCTCCGACACGGTCAAGGTCATCGGCCACTGCCAGGGCGCGGTCGCGCTCAGCGTCGCCGCCGCCGCAGGTCTCGTCCCCGAAGTGGACGTCATCGTCGCGAACTCGGTGTCGCTGCATCCGGTTCTGCCGCTCTTCGCCCGCGTGAAGCTCGGTCTGCTCCTGCCCATGTTCCGCACCGGTGAGCCCTACGTCGACATCGCGTGGGGCGACGGCCCCGAGAAGGGCGTCCCCCGTGTCACCCGGAACGCCGTGCGACTGGCGCACCCGGAGTGCAGGAACCCCGGCTGCAACATGGCCAGCTTCGCTCTGGGATCGGGACACCCCGCGGTGTGGCGCCACGAGAACCTCGACAGCGCGACGCACGACTGGCTCGAGCACGAGTTCGGGAAGATCCCCCTCAGCTGGTACGCGCAGATGTCCATGTCGTCCCGCGAGGGGCGGTACGTGATGGTGCGCGGCTACGAGGGACTCCCCCACCGCGTCGGCGATGCGGCGCCTCGGACCGAGGCCCGGTTCGCTCTGCTGACCGGCGACGACAACCGGGCGTTCCTTCCGGAGAGCCAGCGGCGGACCTTCCGCTTCCTCGAGGACGCCCAGCCGGGACGACACTCTCTCACCGAGATCCCGGGGTACGGGCACGCCGACGTGTTCGTCGGTCGACGCGCGCACGTCGACGCCTTCCCGTACATCCGCTACGCGCTGGGGCGCTGA
- a CDS encoding GMC family oxidoreductase → MNAARHEHVDAVVVGSGFGASVSAYRLADAGRSVVVLERGRAYPPGSFARNPYEMSRAFWEPKDELFGLFDIRSFRKIEAIVSSGLGGGSLIYANVLLRKDERWFVHDSPLPGGGYENWPIGRHDLDPHYDAVEAMMTPTPNPYPDLPKSRALHDAAAAAGLQAFSPPLAVSFSPRPGAPAEPKQIIDDAPYGNIHGATRLTCRLCGECDIGCNEGSKNTLDHNYLSAAKAKGADIRTLADVYGITPLDGGGYEVRYLQYGTEAEADGNRTREQVTVTCNELYLGAGTFGTTSLLLRNRIGLPALGRALGSRFSGNGDLLTFCFDAKTVTDRGHVRVIDAAHGPVITTAIRKPDGMDEAGAGRGFYVQEAGFPEFTNWLIETAQVTSSIKRAASVVRQIMAYRMSERNESTISAEVAGLIGQGQLTSSSLPLLGMGRDTPDGRITLADGELDVEWTTATSAAYFDAMRATMQQLTENLGGRFRDNPLWWTKRVVTVHPLGGAPMGRHVGEGVVDAWNESYGHPGLYVVDGAGVPGPVGPNPSLTIAAMADRAVEHALEKPKPRRRRAGEPVAPPPPAPDVADPVSGRGMEFTEKMRGFVALGHSDPMSGWEHGRQLAQRFMFKLTITAPDVERFVAGEDHTATAEGYVDCDLLGGQLPVVRGWANLFVAAGEDTREMRYRLWFHDVSGTPLTMYGFKVVRDDPGFDVWTDTSTLYITIMKGHVAPGEAGADDGSGEVVGAGMLRILPLDFARQLTTFKGAGQGGIGSIARFGAFFAKSVKDAYLKPAPQRAAVGARADGAGR, encoded by the coding sequence GTGAATGCAGCCAGACACGAGCACGTCGACGCGGTCGTCGTGGGATCCGGATTCGGGGCCTCCGTGTCCGCATACCGCCTCGCGGATGCCGGCCGGTCGGTCGTCGTCCTCGAGCGTGGCAGGGCGTATCCGCCCGGCAGCTTCGCCCGGAATCCCTACGAGATGAGCCGGGCGTTCTGGGAGCCCAAGGACGAGCTGTTCGGCTTGTTCGACATCCGCTCGTTCCGCAAGATCGAGGCGATCGTCTCGTCGGGGCTCGGGGGTGGATCGCTCATCTACGCCAACGTGCTGCTGCGCAAGGACGAGCGGTGGTTCGTCCACGACTCGCCGCTGCCGGGCGGCGGCTACGAGAACTGGCCGATCGGCCGCCACGACCTCGACCCGCACTACGACGCGGTCGAGGCGATGATGACCCCGACGCCGAACCCGTACCCCGATCTGCCCAAGTCCCGCGCCCTGCACGACGCCGCCGCCGCGGCCGGTCTCCAGGCGTTCTCCCCGCCGCTGGCGGTGTCCTTCTCACCGCGTCCGGGGGCCCCCGCCGAGCCCAAGCAGATCATCGACGACGCGCCGTACGGCAACATCCACGGCGCCACACGACTGACGTGCCGGCTGTGCGGCGAGTGCGACATCGGGTGCAACGAGGGGTCCAAGAACACCCTCGATCACAATTACCTGTCGGCCGCGAAGGCCAAGGGCGCAGACATCCGCACGCTGGCCGACGTCTACGGCATCACGCCTCTCGACGGCGGCGGCTACGAGGTGCGGTACCTGCAGTACGGCACCGAGGCCGAGGCGGACGGCAATCGCACGCGCGAGCAGGTCACGGTCACGTGCAACGAGCTGTATCTCGGAGCCGGGACGTTCGGGACGACCTCGCTGCTGCTGCGCAACCGGATCGGTCTGCCGGCGCTCGGCAGAGCGCTGGGCAGCCGGTTCAGCGGCAACGGCGATCTGCTCACGTTCTGCTTCGACGCCAAGACCGTCACAGACCGCGGGCACGTGCGCGTCATCGACGCGGCACATGGCCCCGTCATCACGACGGCCATTCGCAAACCCGACGGGATGGACGAGGCCGGAGCGGGCCGCGGCTTCTATGTTCAGGAGGCCGGCTTCCCGGAGTTCACGAACTGGCTCATCGAGACCGCGCAGGTGACGTCCTCGATCAAGCGCGCCGCGTCCGTCGTGCGCCAGATCATGGCGTACCGCATGTCCGAGCGCAATGAGTCGACGATCTCCGCCGAGGTGGCGGGCCTCATCGGCCAGGGGCAGCTGACGTCGAGCTCTCTGCCGCTGCTGGGAATGGGGCGCGACACGCCGGACGGCCGCATCACGCTCGCCGACGGCGAACTCGACGTGGAGTGGACCACGGCGACCAGCGCGGCGTACTTCGATGCCATGCGCGCCACCATGCAGCAGCTCACCGAGAACCTCGGCGGCCGGTTCCGCGACAACCCGCTGTGGTGGACCAAGCGCGTCGTGACGGTCCATCCGCTCGGCGGCGCGCCCATGGGTCGCCATGTCGGAGAGGGCGTCGTCGACGCGTGGAACGAGTCGTACGGCCACCCCGGCCTGTACGTCGTGGACGGCGCGGGCGTGCCGGGACCCGTCGGGCCGAACCCGTCGCTGACCATCGCGGCCATGGCCGATCGCGCCGTCGAGCATGCGCTCGAGAAGCCCAAGCCCCGGCGCCGCCGTGCGGGCGAGCCGGTGGCACCGCCGCCCCCCGCGCCGGACGTGGCCGACCCGGTCTCGGGACGCGGCATGGAGTTCACCGAGAAGATGCGGGGGTTCGTGGCTCTCGGCCACAGCGACCCGATGTCTGGCTGGGAGCACGGACGGCAGCTCGCACAGCGCTTCATGTTCAAGCTCACCATCACGGCCCCCGACGTCGAGCGGTTCGTCGCCGGCGAGGACCACACCGCGACCGCCGAGGGCTATGTCGATTGCGACCTGCTCGGCGGTCAGCTGCCCGTCGTGCGCGGGTGGGCCAACCTGTTCGTGGCCGCCGGCGAGGACACGCGCGAGATGCGCTACCGCCTGTGGTTCCACGACGTCTCGGGAACACCCCTGACGATGTACGGCTTCAAGGTCGTGCGCGACGATCCGGGCTTCGATGTGTGGACCGACACCTCCACGCTGTACATCACGATCATGAAGGGCCACGTCGCTCCCGGCGAAGCAGGAGCCGACGACGGCTCGGGCGAGGTCGTGGGTGCGGGCATGCTGCGCATCCTGCCACTGGACTTCGCGCGCCAGCTCACGACCTTCAAGGGCGCAGGCCAGGGCGGGATCGGCTCGATCGCCCGCTTCGGCGCCTTCTTCGCCAAGTCGGTCAAGGACGCGTACCTCAAGCCGGCGCCGCAGCGCGCGGCCGTCGGCGCACGCGCGGACGGAGCGGGCCGATGA